Proteins from a genomic interval of Nocardia sp. BMG51109:
- a CDS encoding YiaA/YiaB family inner membrane protein: MSNPNTQQKSTPAFLAQAAIAFGVSFLATGAGILYLPLDIWQRGFLMMATLFLVSSTFTLGKVVRDQAETARVTHRIDEARMEKLMAEHDPFKMAS; the protein is encoded by the coding sequence ATGAGCAATCCGAACACGCAGCAGAAGAGCACTCCGGCTTTTCTCGCGCAGGCCGCGATCGCCTTCGGCGTCAGCTTCCTCGCGACCGGCGCGGGCATTCTCTACCTGCCCCTGGACATCTGGCAGCGCGGCTTCCTGATGATGGCCACGCTGTTCCTGGTCAGCAGCACCTTCACGCTCGGCAAGGTGGTCCGCGACCAGGCCGAGACGGCCCGGGTCACACACCGGATCGACGAGGCCCGGATGGAAAAGCTGATGGCCGAACACGATCCGTTCAAGATGGCGAGCTGA
- a CDS encoding glycosyltransferase 87 family protein: MTDRSRVADRDKVPATVSEGPAALGLTTRQLRLFSIAIALFALCAILSFVFKLWHGYIDLQVYRNGARVWLDGGDLYGPMPKVGDIGLPFTYPPLAALLFTPLALLPLAAAEWLVLGVSLASLGVTLWLVIDRLRPEMDRPTRVALVIGAVSILSLTEPVRQTFNFGQINLVLMAAIALDVLARRPFWPRGMLIGIAVSVKLIPAAYLLYFLLRRDWRTSITLVASAIGAIGLGFVLFPDESSQYWLHTLWDTDRIGPAEYAGNQSLKGFAFRLGVSDGTATVIWIVLSLIVVGLAAVWMKRLLDAQAEISAMLVNAAAVLLVSPVSWSHHWVWVAPALLIAVAAWPGRGANEEPAQHRRRRLTLGILIAITVMFSVGPHWLLPHQRDREAGWALWQQLIGSSYVLVTFAILAIGAVLYRPAAAGVRKAVSAAE; the protein is encoded by the coding sequence GTGACAGATCGATCCAGGGTGGCGGATCGGGACAAGGTGCCCGCGACCGTCTCCGAGGGGCCCGCCGCGTTAGGTCTGACAACCCGCCAGTTACGCCTGTTCTCGATCGCTATTGCCTTGTTCGCGCTGTGCGCGATCCTCTCCTTCGTCTTCAAGCTATGGCATGGCTACATCGATCTGCAGGTGTACCGCAACGGCGCCCGGGTCTGGCTGGACGGCGGCGACCTCTACGGCCCGATGCCGAAGGTGGGCGACATCGGACTGCCGTTCACCTATCCCCCGCTGGCGGCGCTGTTGTTCACTCCGCTGGCGCTGCTACCGCTGGCCGCGGCCGAGTGGTTGGTGCTCGGCGTCTCCCTCGCGAGCCTGGGCGTCACGCTGTGGCTGGTGATCGACCGGCTGCGCCCCGAGATGGACCGCCCGACCCGGGTGGCGCTGGTGATCGGCGCGGTCTCGATCCTGAGCCTCACCGAACCGGTGCGCCAGACCTTCAACTTCGGCCAGATCAATCTGGTGCTGATGGCCGCGATCGCGCTGGACGTACTGGCCCGCCGGCCGTTCTGGCCGCGCGGCATGCTGATCGGGATCGCGGTGTCGGTGAAGCTGATTCCGGCCGCGTATCTGCTGTATTTCCTGCTGCGCCGGGACTGGCGGACGTCGATCACGCTGGTGGCGTCGGCGATCGGGGCGATCGGGCTGGGATTCGTGTTGTTCCCGGACGAATCGTCCCAGTACTGGCTGCACACCCTGTGGGACACCGACCGGATCGGCCCGGCGGAATACGCCGGCAACCAGTCGCTCAAGGGCTTCGCCTTCCGGCTCGGCGTCTCCGACGGTACGGCGACGGTGATCTGGATCGTGTTGTCGCTCATCGTCGTCGGGCTCGCGGCGGTGTGGATGAAGCGGCTGCTCGACGCGCAGGCCGAAATCTCCGCGATGCTGGTCAATGCCGCCGCGGTACTGCTGGTTTCGCCGGTCTCGTGGTCGCACCACTGGGTCTGGGTGGCGCCTGCCCTGCTGATCGCCGTCGCCGCGTGGCCCGGGCGCGGCGCGAACGAGGAACCCGCGCAACATCGTCGGCGCCGCCTCACCCTCGGGATCCTGATCGCGATCACCGTGATGTTCTCCGTCGGCCCGCACTGGCTGCTGCCGCATCAGCGCGACCGGGAGGCCGGCTGGGCGCTCTGGCAACAGCTGATCGGCAGCAGCTACGTGCTGGTGACGTTCGCGATACTGGCGATCGGCGCGGTGCTCTACCGGCCGGCCGCGGCGGGCGTCAGGAAGGCCGTCAGCGCCGCCGAATAG
- the purL gene encoding phosphoribosylformylglycinamidine synthase subunit PurL, which yields MTVHVDTVSAAAATSDTPQPYRELGLRDDEYARIREILGRRPTDAELAMYSVMWSEHCSYKSSKVHLRYFGQTTTDAMRASMLAGIGENAGVVDIGDGWAVTFKVESHNHPSYVEPYQGAATGVGGIVRDIMAMGARPIAVMDQLRFGAADHPDTRRVVDGVVRGVGGYGNSLGLPNVGGETVFDPSYQGNPLVNALCAGVLRAEDLHLAFASGQGNKIILFGARTGLDGIGGVSVLASETFSGEETERQAGSTLEGASASRKKLPSVQVGDPFAEKVLIECCLELYHAGLVVGIQDLGGAGLSCATSELAAAGDGGMHIELDRVPLRAANMTPAEVLSSESQERMCAVVTPGNVDAFLAVCRKWDVLATVIGEVTDGDRLVVSWHGETVVDVPPRTVAHEGPVYERPVRRPDEQDALIADTPDSLPRPKTGDELRTTALNMLASPQLCSRRWIVEQYDRYVRGNTVLAEHADAGVIRIDEESGRGIALATDASGRYTKLDPYTGAQLALAEAFRNVATTGATPKAVTNCLNFGSPEDPGVMWQFQQAVRGLADGCVALGIPVTGGNVSFYNQTGSTAILPTPVVGVLGVVDDVHRRIPTGLGTEPGETLILLGDTRDEFGGSIWAQVEHDHLGGVPPRVDFAREQLLAQVLGAGSRDGMISAAHDLSEGGLMQAVVEAALAGETGCRVLLPEDADPFVVLFSESAGRVLVAVPRTEETRFTKMCTARGLPWVRIGVVDQGSDSVEVQGQFSVTLAELRETFEGTLPQLFGAHTG from the coding sequence GTGACTGTCCACGTCGACACCGTCAGCGCCGCCGCAGCCACATCGGATACCCCACAGCCCTACCGGGAGCTGGGTCTCCGCGACGACGAATACGCCCGCATCCGAGAGATTCTCGGCCGCCGTCCGACCGATGCCGAGCTGGCGATGTATTCGGTGATGTGGAGCGAGCACTGCTCCTACAAGTCGTCCAAGGTGCACCTGCGCTACTTCGGCCAGACCACGACCGACGCGATGCGCGCGTCCATGCTGGCCGGTATCGGCGAGAACGCCGGCGTGGTCGACATCGGCGACGGCTGGGCGGTCACCTTCAAGGTGGAGAGCCATAATCACCCGTCCTACGTGGAGCCGTATCAGGGCGCGGCCACCGGCGTCGGCGGGATCGTGCGCGACATCATGGCCATGGGCGCGCGGCCGATCGCGGTGATGGACCAGCTGCGCTTCGGCGCGGCCGACCATCCCGACACCCGGCGCGTCGTCGACGGTGTGGTGCGCGGCGTCGGCGGCTACGGGAACTCGCTGGGCCTGCCTAATGTCGGCGGCGAGACCGTCTTCGACCCGTCCTACCAGGGCAATCCGCTGGTCAACGCGCTGTGCGCGGGCGTGCTGCGGGCCGAGGATCTACACCTGGCCTTCGCCTCCGGGCAGGGCAACAAGATCATTCTTTTCGGTGCGCGCACCGGGCTGGACGGTATCGGCGGCGTGTCCGTGCTGGCCTCGGAGACCTTCTCCGGCGAGGAAACGGAGCGGCAGGCCGGTTCGACGCTCGAGGGCGCAAGCGCTTCTCGGAAGAAGCTGCCGAGCGTGCAGGTGGGCGACCCGTTCGCGGAGAAGGTCCTGATCGAGTGCTGCCTCGAGCTGTATCACGCCGGGCTGGTGGTCGGGATCCAGGACCTCGGCGGCGCCGGATTGTCCTGTGCCACCTCGGAGTTGGCGGCCGCCGGCGACGGCGGCATGCACATCGAGCTGGACCGGGTGCCGCTGCGGGCGGCGAATATGACCCCGGCCGAGGTCCTGTCGAGCGAATCGCAGGAGCGCATGTGCGCGGTCGTGACCCCCGGCAACGTCGACGCCTTCCTTGCCGTCTGCCGCAAGTGGGACGTGCTGGCCACGGTGATCGGCGAGGTCACCGACGGCGACCGGCTGGTGGTGAGCTGGCACGGCGAGACCGTGGTGGACGTTCCGCCGCGCACCGTCGCCCACGAGGGCCCGGTGTACGAGCGCCCGGTGCGGCGTCCCGACGAGCAGGACGCGCTGATCGCCGACACCCCGGACTCGTTGCCGCGCCCCAAGACCGGTGACGAGCTGCGTACCACCGCTCTGAATATGCTCGCCAGCCCGCAGCTGTGCAGCCGCCGCTGGATCGTCGAGCAGTACGACCGCTACGTGCGCGGCAACACCGTGCTCGCCGAGCACGCCGACGCCGGCGTGATCCGCATCGACGAGGAGTCCGGCCGCGGCATCGCGCTCGCCACCGACGCCTCCGGCCGCTACACCAAGCTCGACCCCTACACCGGCGCGCAGCTGGCGCTGGCCGAGGCGTTCCGCAACGTGGCCACCACCGGCGCCACCCCGAAGGCCGTCACCAACTGCCTCAACTTCGGCTCCCCCGAGGATCCGGGCGTGATGTGGCAGTTCCAGCAGGCCGTGCGCGGGCTGGCGGACGGCTGTGTGGCGCTGGGCATTCCGGTCACCGGCGGCAACGTCAGCTTCTACAATCAGACGGGCAGCACCGCGATCCTGCCCACCCCGGTGGTGGGCGTGCTGGGCGTCGTGGACGACGTGCACCGGCGCATCCCGACGGGCCTGGGGACCGAGCCGGGGGAGACACTGATCCTGCTCGGCGACACCCGGGACGAGTTCGGCGGTTCCATCTGGGCACAGGTCGAGCACGACCACCTCGGTGGCGTGCCGCCGCGGGTCGATTTCGCCCGCGAACAACTGCTGGCCCAGGTGCTCGGCGCGGGATCCCGGGACGGAATGATCAGCGCCGCCCACGATCTCAGCGAGGGCGGCCTGATGCAGGCGGTCGTGGAGGCGGCGCTGGCCGGCGAAACCGGCTGCCGGGTGCTGCTGCCCGAGGATGCCGACCCGTTCGTCGTGCTGTTCTCCGAGTCGGCCGGTCGCGTGCTGGTCGCGGTGCCGCGCACGGAGGAGACCCGGTTCACCAAGATGTGCACCGCGCGCGGATTGCCGTGGGTGCGTATCGGTGTCGTCGATCAGGGTTCGGATTCCGTTGAGGTGCAAGGGCAGTTCTCGGTGACCCTGGCGGAACTGCGGGAAACCTTCGAGGGGACACTGCCGCAGCTGTTCGGCGCGCACACCGGCTGA
- the purQ gene encoding phosphoribosylformylglycinamidine synthase subunit PurQ, whose translation MSARIGVITFPGTLDDVDAARAVRLAGAEAVSLWHADADLKGVDAVVVPGGFSYGDYLRAGAIARFAPVMGEVIAAAGRGMPVLGICNGFQVLCEAGLLPGALTRNEGLHFVCRDQWLRVEQTGTAWTSRYEPGAQILIPIKNAEGRYQAAEPVLDELEGEGRVVFRYAGDNPNGSQRGIAGISSPDGRIVGLMPHPEHATEPLTGPTDDGLGIFLSVIDSLVTV comes from the coding sequence AGCGCGCGCATCGGTGTCATCACATTTCCGGGCACCCTCGACGACGTCGATGCCGCCCGCGCGGTGCGGCTGGCCGGCGCCGAGGCGGTGAGCCTCTGGCACGCCGACGCCGACCTGAAGGGCGTGGACGCGGTCGTCGTCCCCGGCGGCTTCTCCTACGGCGACTACCTGCGCGCGGGCGCCATCGCCCGATTCGCTCCGGTGATGGGCGAAGTGATCGCGGCGGCCGGGCGGGGCATGCCGGTGCTGGGCATCTGCAACGGATTCCAGGTGTTGTGCGAGGCGGGCCTGCTGCCGGGCGCGCTGACCCGCAACGAGGGCCTGCACTTCGTCTGCCGCGATCAGTGGTTGCGGGTGGAGCAGACCGGCACGGCCTGGACCTCCCGCTACGAGCCCGGTGCGCAGATCCTGATCCCGATCAAGAACGCCGAGGGCCGTTACCAGGCCGCGGAGCCGGTGCTCGACGAGCTGGAGGGCGAGGGCCGCGTGGTGTTCCGCTACGCCGGCGACAACCCGAACGGCTCGCAGCGCGGCATCGCCGGAATCTCCTCGCCCGACGGCCGCATCGTCGGCCTGATGCCGCATCCCGAGCACGCCACCGAACCGCTCACGGGTCCGACCGACGACGGCCTCGGCATCTTCCTGTCGGTGATCGACTCCCTGGTCACGGTCTAG
- a CDS encoding M18 family aminopeptidase, with product MPVSTTATASGLCAFVDASPSPFHVVRTVATELAARGFTELPEVRPWGGADSEPGVRPGDRYFVVRGGSLVAWAEPAQVSPGHAFRVVGAHTDSPNLRVKQHPDLAVAGWQLVGLEPYGGAWLNSWLDRELGISGRLTVRAGNTVREKLIRVDEPLLRVPQLAIHLSEDRRGVSLDPQRHVNAVWGVGGEPHSFTEFVAERAGVDPGAVLGWELMTHDLSPSRPVGRDLDLISAPRLDNQGTCYAGLHALLAAVDDPGAATPVLAMFDHEEVGSQSDRGAQSDLLPAVLERIVLARGGGRSEYLAALAGSVCASGDMAHATHPNYPERHEPAHRIEVNGGPVLKVNQNLRYATDAVGAGAFALACAQAGVPLQRYVHRADLPCGSTIGPMTAARTGMPTVDVGAPQLAMHSARELMGAADVASYSAALTAFLTPAAAGR from the coding sequence ATGCCCGTCTCGACCACCGCGACGGCGTCCGGGTTGTGCGCCTTCGTCGACGCCTCGCCGTCCCCGTTCCACGTCGTCCGCACCGTCGCAACCGAATTGGCGGCCCGGGGGTTCACCGAGCTGCCCGAGGTGCGGCCGTGGGGCGGTGCGGATTCCGAACCCGGTGTACGCCCGGGCGATCGGTACTTCGTGGTGCGCGGTGGTTCGCTGGTGGCGTGGGCCGAGCCCGCGCAGGTGTCGCCCGGCCACGCCTTCCGGGTGGTCGGCGCGCATACCGACAGCCCGAATCTGCGGGTCAAACAGCATCCGGATCTGGCGGTGGCGGGCTGGCAGCTGGTCGGGTTGGAGCCCTACGGCGGGGCCTGGCTGAACTCCTGGCTGGACCGCGAACTCGGCATCTCCGGGCGGTTGACCGTGCGCGCCGGGAATACGGTGCGGGAGAAGCTGATTCGCGTCGACGAACCACTGCTGCGGGTGCCGCAGCTGGCCATCCACCTGTCCGAGGACCGGCGCGGGGTGAGCCTGGATCCGCAGCGGCACGTCAACGCCGTCTGGGGCGTGGGCGGCGAACCGCACTCGTTCACGGAATTCGTGGCCGAGCGGGCCGGCGTGGACCCCGGCGCGGTGCTCGGCTGGGAGCTGATGACCCACGACCTGTCGCCGAGCCGGCCGGTCGGGCGCGACCTGGACCTGATCAGCGCGCCGCGGCTGGACAACCAGGGCACTTGCTACGCCGGACTGCATGCCCTGCTGGCCGCCGTGGACGACCCGGGCGCGGCCACCCCGGTGCTGGCGATGTTCGACCACGAGGAGGTCGGCAGCCAGTCCGACCGCGGCGCGCAGTCGGACCTGCTGCCGGCGGTGCTGGAGCGGATCGTGCTGGCCCGCGGCGGCGGACGTTCGGAATATCTTGCGGCGCTGGCGGGTTCGGTCTGCGCCTCGGGCGATATGGCGCACGCGACCCATCCCAACTATCCCGAGCGGCACGAGCCCGCACATCGCATCGAGGTCAACGGCGGTCCGGTGCTGAAGGTGAACCAGAATCTGCGCTATGCCACCGACGCGGTCGGGGCCGGCGCGTTCGCGCTGGCGTGCGCCCAGGCCGGGGTGCCGCTGCAGCGTTACGTGCACCGCGCCGATCTGCCGTGCGGATCCACCATCGGGCCGATGACCGCGGCGCGCACCGGGATGCCGACGGTCGACGTCGGCGCGCCGCAGCTGGCCATGCATTCGGCGCGGGAGCTGATGGGCGCGGCGGACGTGGCGTCCTATTCGGCGGCGCTGACGGCCTTCCTGACGCCCGCCGCGGCCGGCCGGTAG
- a CDS encoding MarR family winged helix-turn-helix transcriptional regulator — protein MLRTSIVSSGLSREANIRYPSSWSERNDGRVNMSTIVSGFATLHGALRAAERSWLRHLDAALCARQLSADQWSMLSKLSDQVGVTMSELAARSQLPPSSATRHADALAERGLIFRIAAEDDRRRILIGLTRRGAELVDSVRAEEARVEEELRKRIGARNHAELMRLLELVAEVPVAD, from the coding sequence ATGTTGAGGACCTCGATCGTATCGTCCGGACTCTCGCGCGAGGCGAACATTCGGTACCCTTCTTCTTGGTCCGAGCGAAATGATGGGCGGGTAAATATGTCGACCATTGTAAGCGGATTCGCCACGCTCCACGGGGCACTGCGAGCCGCTGAACGCAGTTGGTTACGTCACCTGGATGCGGCATTGTGTGCCAGGCAGCTCTCGGCCGACCAATGGTCGATGCTGTCGAAATTGTCCGACCAGGTCGGTGTGACGATGAGCGAGCTGGCCGCACGCTCGCAACTGCCGCCCTCGTCGGCCACCCGTCATGCCGATGCGCTGGCCGAACGCGGCCTGATCTTCCGCATCGCGGCCGAGGACGATCGTCGGCGCATCCTCATCGGGCTGACCCGGCGCGGTGCGGAACTGGTCGATTCGGTGCGGGCCGAGGAGGCGCGGGTGGAGGAGGAATTGCGCAAGCGGATCGGCGCCCGCAACCATGCCGAACTGATGCGCCTGCTCGAACTGGTCGCCGAGGTGCCGGTCGCCGATTGA
- a CDS encoding substrate-binding domain-containing protein — translation MFASRESPDDTIEVLNIVPLQGSGGIVAPSCDAAISLAVEEINGGAGILGREVRVTTVDGGRRPHEVATEVAALLATGMVHAITGWHISAVRRAVARAADGRVPYFYATTHEGLADEMPGVLMIGENPEGHALAAMSWLRRELGARRWAIIGNDYIWPRVTAAVIRSALAGPESIELARFVPLGTADFGSFLDDPRLDRVDGIMMLLVGTDAARFNRQFARTGRAGRQIRVSPAVDETVLLSAGASANENLYVSSSFFPDPDRLERYRAKHGEFAPQLTYFGNTSYEAMHTLRAVAKTAGSLEVPRIHAALTADTVLATPSGERSFRGNQAIQSAQIARAEGVDLRILGRID, via the coding sequence ATGTTCGCCTCGCGCGAGAGTCCGGACGATACGATCGAGGTCCTCAACATCGTCCCGCTGCAGGGTTCCGGTGGAATTGTGGCCCCATCGTGCGATGCCGCAATTTCGCTCGCCGTCGAGGAGATCAACGGTGGCGCGGGAATTCTCGGCCGCGAGGTGCGGGTGACGACGGTCGACGGCGGACGTCGGCCGCACGAGGTGGCGACGGAGGTCGCGGCCCTGCTGGCCACCGGGATGGTGCACGCGATCACGGGCTGGCACATCTCCGCGGTGCGCCGCGCCGTCGCCCGCGCGGCCGACGGCCGCGTCCCCTACTTCTACGCCACCACGCACGAGGGCCTGGCGGACGAGATGCCGGGGGTGCTGATGATCGGCGAGAATCCCGAGGGCCATGCCCTCGCCGCCATGAGCTGGCTGCGCCGCGAACTCGGCGCCCGCCGCTGGGCGATCATCGGCAACGACTACATCTGGCCGCGCGTGACGGCCGCGGTCATCCGGTCCGCGCTGGCCGGCCCCGAGTCGATCGAGCTGGCGCGGTTCGTCCCCCTCGGCACCGCCGACTTCGGCAGCTTCCTCGACGATCCCCGCCTCGATCGGGTCGACGGCATCATGATGCTGCTGGTCGGAACGGACGCCGCGCGGTTCAACCGGCAGTTCGCCCGCACCGGACGCGCCGGCCGACAGATCCGGGTGAGCCCGGCCGTGGACGAGACGGTGCTGCTCAGCGCCGGTGCCTCGGCCAACGAGAACCTCTACGTCAGTTCGTCGTTCTTTCCCGATCCGGACCGGCTGGAGCGGTACCGCGCCAAACACGGCGAATTCGCGCCGCAGCTCACCTACTTCGGCAACACCAGCTACGAGGCGATGCACACGTTGCGCGCCGTCGCGAAGACCGCCGGCAGCCTGGAGGTGCCGCGGATCCACGCCGCCCTGACGGCCGACACGGTGCTCGCCACGCCATCGGGCGAGCGCAGCTTCCGCGGCAACCAGGCCATCCAGTCCGCCCAGATCGCCCGCGCCGAGGGAGTCGACCTGCGAATCCTCGGCCGGATCGACTGA